A window of Pectinophora gossypiella chromosome 12, ilPecGoss1.1, whole genome shotgun sequence contains these coding sequences:
- the LOC126371253 gene encoding organic cation transporter protein-like: MGTDAVDGAWLEGWGRWQARLAALLALPVLLTGVYGTNYVFLAAHTPYRCHVPECEANHTLQQAPSVEEWAPEWSTWAMPEDITECKRWKPVDHACGADSFDNNTRLECDNFVYQYRSSIVPEFDLACQEWKRSLVGTFHNIGMLISLPIMGYVSDRYGRRAALVVSGAGAGVLGLCKSFVTSYHTYLLAELLETVLGASVYPAAFVLMIEWLGVGQRILASLVLGIPLAMGAATLSLLDYLTGYWRLWARVAYPPSFLLLLYPWVLPESVRWLVTRGRLNEAVQVIKKAAKCNRVTIPEQALEKMLVSESETLTDKTAVPIEDESLFRAFIKYGALRRRLCVCFVWWISAVFVFYGLAVRAHALAGSAHANYALVAAAELPALLANTLLLDRVGRRPLLTAAFLLTAFALIAIPCLPDTASSSIGTALYLLGKVGVTMSLNALYVYSAELFPTRARHRLLAACSTLGRLGAILAPLTPLLASIRWWVPTALFGCLPLLSAALTRLVPDTLHQRLPDSFADLEPTSEDTTLA; encoded by the exons ATGGGTACTGATGCTGTCGATGGAGCGTGGCTGGAAGGCTGGGGCAGGTGGCAGGCGCGGCTGGCGGCGCTGCTGGCGCTGCCTGTCCTGCTCACCGGCGTCTACGGCACCAACTACGTCTTCCTCGCTGCGCATACGCCTTACAG ATGCCACGTCCCAGAGTGCGAAGCCAACCACACCCTGCAGCAGGCGCCGTCAGTTGAGGAATGGGCCCCCGAGTGGTCCACGTGGGCCATGCCCGAGGACATTACGGAGTGCAAGCGCTGGAAGCCGGTGGACCACGCCTGCGGGGCCGACTCGTTTGACAACAACACCAGGCTGGAGTGTGATAACTTCGTCTACCAATACAGAAGCAGTATTGTACCAGAG TTTGACCTGGCGTGTCAGGAGTGGAAGCGGTCGTTGGTAGGCACCTTCCACAACATCGGGATGCTGATCTCCCTGCCGATCATGGGATATGTTTCTGACAG GTATGGTCGCCGCGCGGCGCTGGTGgtgagcggcgcgggcgcaggcgtgcTGGGGCTATGCAAGTCTTTCGTCACCTCCTACCACACATACTTGCTCGCCGAGCTGCTCGAGACCGTGCTGGGCGCCAGCGTCTACCCCGCCGCTTTTGTACTCA TGATAGAATGGTTGGGCGTCGGGCAGAGAATCCTAGCTAGCTTGGTGCTGGGCATTCCGCTGGCGATGGGAGCTGCTACGCTGTCACTTCTGGACTACCTGACGGGCTACTGGCGGCTGTGGGCGCGCGTAGCCTACCCCCCCTCCTTCCTGCTGCTGCTCTACCCCTGGGTGCTGCCTGAGAGCGTACGGTGGCTTGTCACCCGAGGCCGGTTAAATGAAGCTGTGCAG GTGATCAAGAAGGCGGCGAAGTGCAACCGGGTGACGATCCCGGAACAAGCCCTAGAGAAGATGCTGGTCAGCGAGTCGGAGACGCTGACGGACAAGACAGCAGTGCCTATTGAGGATGAGAGCCTGTTCCGAGCCTTCATCAA ATACGGCGCGCTGCGGCGGCGGCTGTGCGTGTGCTTCGTGTGGTGGATATCCGCCGTGTTCGTGTTCTATGGATTGGCGGTGCGCGCTCATGCGCTGGCGGGGTCTGCGCATGCGAACTACGCGCTAGTAGCTGCGGCTGAGCTGCCGGCGCTGCTGGCTAACACGCTGCTGTTGGATCGTGTCGGACGACGGCCTCTGCTGACTGCTGCGTTCTTACTGACTGCATTTGCGTTGATCGCTATACCGTGCCTGCCTGACA CGGCAAGCAGCTCGATCGGTACGGCGTTGTACCTGCTGGGCAAGGTGGGCGTGACGATGTCTCTGAACGCCCTGTACGTGTATAGTGCTGAGTTGTTCCCGACGCGTGCGCGGCACCGCTTGCTCGCTGCGTGCTCGACACTCGGCCGGCTTGGGGCTATATTAGCGCCGCTTACGCCTTTGTTG GCGTCAATCCGGTGGTGGGTCCCGACCGCGCTGTTCGGTTGTCTGCCGCTGCTGAGCGCGGCTCTAACCAGGCTGGTGCCAGACACGCTGCACCAGCGGCTGCCCGACTCCTTTGCCGACCTTGAACCAACCTCGGAGGACACCACCCTAGCCTGA